A window of Phragmites australis chromosome 15, lpPhrAust1.1, whole genome shotgun sequence genomic DNA:
TGTCAAAACAACTGGCCAACAACTGTGTTTAGAGCTCAACATCCCATATGGATTAAATCCATCAGTAGCCAAGCCAAACCGAATATTACGAGAATCTGATGCGAAGGGCGGGAACCTTTCATCAAAGCTCTTCCATAGTTTGGAATCAGCTGGATGTCGTAGAGCATCGTCCTTGATCCGTTCTTTATCATGCCATCGGAGGAGAGGTGCTGTTTCTTTACACATAAACAGTCTTTTCAGCCTCTCTTTGATGGGAAAGTATCGCAATACTTTCCTAGGTATTGCTTTCCTTCTTTCCTTGTTTGTTAGTTTAGTTTCAGGTTCCTTATCTTTCCACCTAGAAGCCTTATAGGTAGAGCAAAAATCATCACTTGCTTTGTCTTTCCAAAACAGCTGACAATTGTTTGGGCATGCATGAATATTTTCATAGCCCAGGCCAAATTTAGAAATAACTTTCTtagcctcataaaaatttttGGGCAATTGCTTTCCATTTGGAATTGCCATGTGCAGAATATCAAGCAGATCACCAAATGATTTATCTGACCATTTATTCATGGATTTTATATTAAACAAAAGCATGAGTAAAGATAGCTCTGATAACTCACATCCTTGCCATAAAGGTTTCTCTGAATCTTTAACCAGATTATAGAATTCTTGAGCTTCTGAATTTGCTCCATGTACAGGTGGATTTGCACAATCCGAGCCATCTGTCATAGGAATGTCATCATAAAAATGTCCAAATGTATCATTAATCAATTGATGCATGTTGGCATGTCTTCCAGAGTCATTCTGAGACTCTGGTTGCTGATCAGCAGTGTGTTGGACTGAAGGCTCACCATGAAAGTCCCATTCATCATAATTCTCAAGTATCCCATTGCAAACTAAATGTTCATATATCTCATCCCTCGATAGAAGTGTAGTGTTCACACATGTCTCACATGGCCAATGAATCTTGGCATCTGCTGATTTATCTTTAAATGCAAATTCGACAAAACCTTTCACGCCATTGTTGTACTGAATAGATCCTTTAGAACAACGCAAAAGAAGCTTGATGACTTCTATGTCCATCGTCGAACTATAAATTGAAACAATTATTAATTCCGTTGAAAGTAAATAACAAAAGCagttttaacctttttctttcCATAATATAGATCACTACAGGAACTAATTGCCAAAGGCGGCACAATGATTGTAACCAATAATGGTAAAAGGCCAATGGATAGTTTATATGTGCTTCGTGAAGGTTGTTATTCAACACAAATATGCACTAAACGATCTGGAATGAAGTGCTGAAAAAATGT
This region includes:
- the LOC133892152 gene encoding uncharacterized protein LOC133892152, giving the protein MDIEVIKLLLRCSKGSIQYNNGVKGFVEFAFKDKSADAKIHWPCETCVNTTLLSRDEIYEHLVCNGILENYDEWDFHGEPSVQHTADQQPESQNDSGRHANMHQLINDTFGHFYDDIPMTDGSDCANPPVHGANSEAQEFYNLVKDSEKPLWQGCELSELSLLMLLFNIKSMNKWSDKSFGDLLDILHMAIPNGKQLPKNFYEAKKVISKFGLGYENIHACPNNCQLFWKDKASDDFCSTYKASRWKDKEPETKLTNKERRKAIPRKVLRYFPIKERLKRLFMCKETAPLLRWHDKERIKDDALRHPADSKLWKSFDERFPPFASDSRNIRFGLATDGFNPYGMLSSKHSCWPVVLTIYNLPPWLCMKEHYLLLSLIVPGPKSPGDRIHVFLEPLLDDLRDLFLNGISTYDASKNETFNLKAVVLMTINDLPALGMLASYMVHGEYACPPCGQNAWTKRLKHGQKSCFMGHRRFLPLDHEFRFDRDSFDGTTELGMEPITYYERPVLDEINALGDFKESKTYKAVSSLFTLPYWDYNLLRHNLDVMHIEKNVCENIYGTLLGLDGKSKDNLKARQDLKEMNIREDLHPQQKASRKYYLPPARFALSKSEKQTFCKVLRDIRVPDGYSGNISRCVNVEEGKIQGPKTHDCHVLMQQLMTIALRGLLPDDIIAVLFDLSAYFQGICAKLWFT